GATCGGCGTCATGCCCAAGCGGGGATGAATACGCGCGGCGTGGACACGGAAGAAGTATTCGTCCAGGGCGCCATGCAATGCGGGCAGAGTCCACGAAATGAAATGCTTCGGGTTCACAGCTGCGGACACCATGCGCGGGTCTTTGAGGCAGATCGTGTTGCCGTCCATGGCCGCGATGACTTCTACCTCTGTCGCACCCAGTGCACGCTCGACACGGCTGGAATCACGAGGCTTGGCGCGCCGGCGCCAGCGGATATGAATGCTGAAAATCGAGCAGAACTGTTTGAGTGCTTCGCTGTGGAATTCGCTCCCGTTGTCCAGCACGATCATCTTCGGAAGTCGACCATTGCGCCGCACGTAGTCACGCATGAGCATGAGCACTGTTTCTGTGCAGGCCGGGCTGTAGGAAACATAGAAGGCCCGGGTCTGGCTCGTTGCGCCGTCCGTCGCAATGGTCAGCGTCGGCTTGCCAAGATCCGGTAGGTCGATCCCCCTCAAGAGGAGGTTCAGAATCGTGTGATCGATGTAAATCACCTCGTGCGGCAGGACACCGTGCACTGGGTGTTCATAGTCAAACACAAGAGGAATGGGTGCCTTCTGGTAGTCTTTTCTCTTTCCTTCTCGTTTCTCGACGCTCTCCCTCAGCCTTATCCACTCGTAGAAGCTGGATTGGGCCATCGGCCGGAGACCCGCCTCGTCGCAGGCGGTCACGAAGCTGGAGTAGGTTGAGGAGATGGGCCTATTGCTGGCCGTGTTGTGCTCCAAAAGAGCCTTGGCCGCCAGGTCCATGACCTCTTTCGGCAGTCGGGGCGTCCTGTTGCCACCTTTTGCAGGGGTCAGCGCTTCGAGACGCTCTTGGATCGACGTAACGCCCGCGAGCTTCGCCTGCCAGCGCTGTATAGATCGCTTTCCTTTGCGTAGCGACATGCCCGCGGATACTTCTTCCGATCGGGTTATGGCTTCTGCCAATCCGACCTTGTTGCAGATGACTTGGTCGAGGTCATACTCGGGCTCGACTTTGGACGGCGTCTCCGCGGTGAGCTTCTCCCGTTCGAAGAGCTGCTCGATCAGCGACAACGGAAACGGGATGTGCGCGTCGCTGTTGCCGCTCAGCGGCCTGCATGTCGCCTCTGTCGACCCCGTGAGCACGACCTCATAGGGGCGCCCTTCGTACAAGAATTTCACCCCGGACTCGATCACCAGAACGTTGGTGGGGCGCTCGAAGGACGGTGCTCGGCGCAGCAACATATCAGCCTGTGCGGTGACCCAATCCTCATAGAGGATCAGTTCGTCGACCAGATCGAGCCGCTGCGCCCAAAGGTCTACGTAAACCCCTTGCTGACTCAGCACAAGCTGAAAGACATGGTCTGCCTGGAATCCGTTCCGATGAACCAGGCTCAGATGGGCAACGAGGTGCTGGTCCTTGAGCAGCTTGGCCAGCCGCTGTGCTTCCGAGGGCGGGACAGGAGGTGTGTCTTCCCGGTTGTAGTCCGCGAGGAACGACAGGTTTGCAAGGTAGACGCGCGGGTGCTCGTCTGCCGACCGAAGCCGGTAGATGATGCCGAGCCGCTTGAAGTGTTCCTCTGCCGGCAGGTAGTGCCAGACCTGCTCCTGATCCTTGAAGAAGTGATGAGGGCGCTCGGATGCGAGTCGCTGAAGCCTGGCTTCCTCGCGCCACTCCTCCATCACGAAACCCTCGTCAGTCAGGAGAAACAGATCGGGGGTGTGCTGCAGGCGCGTTTGCCCGCCGCGAGGACCGGACGCCATCATGTCAACCATGCACGGTTGAGGCCAGAGCTCCCGAGTCCCTTTGTCGTTTTCCCGAAAGACAATGGCCGGCAGTTCCACGGTACGGCTCTCGGCGTAGAGTGCACGGCCCATCTTGGTGCTGATGAAACGCGTTCGCACCGTGTCCATCCGCGACTGCAGGCTGCGCACGGGCCCCTCGGTGCGAATGCGCCGGATCAGTTGCCTGCCCGTCTCCGGAACCCGCCAGTCGACGAACGCTCGCTCCAGCTCGGCGTCGCTCAGCATGCGCGCCTCCACATCAAGACTGGATTTGCGTCAGCGCGCGCTTCTGCAGCGGCATGCAGTAGCGTCTGCGTGCCTGCCGACCTCGATGGCCACAGGTCCCTCCTGCACTGAGGGTCCGCCTCCCGGCCGAACGCTTTGCTTGATGCGCCTCTGGCCAGACCTTCCGGGATATGTCGCGTTGCTCCAGATGCCATGGTTTCCTCTGCTACATAGACCCCAGTGGGGCACCATGCGCGGAAGAACCGAGCCTCAACTTTCAACCAGTCATACGTCGATGCGTCGTGCAGGCGCAACGCATCACACCGACCTCAGGCGACCGGCGACGACAAGCTCGTTGGAAACGTTTTTCCGAACCATAGGGCTTGAACCTTGGCTACAGATCGCAGTACATTGGAGGCATCCCGTCCAAGGATGCAGACCCAAATCCCCTCGCGTTGGTTGACGCCAATACGAGGGGTTTCTGCTTCTCGTTCTATTGAATGCTCGACTCTTTGCTCGCGCTCCTTACTTCGACTGACTCTGTTGGTTTCCGTTCGGAAGCGTCGGCGTTGAATGCTGGGTAACTGCCAGGAAGCGTGCGACTTCCTCCGCAAGGAAATACGTTCCTCGGCGATGTTGCAGCTTCAAGATTGCAATCGGCAGATTGCCGCGCAGGATGCTCTGTTCGAGTGCCGCTACCGTCCGATACTTCAAGACCTTCGCCAGTGCCGTCATGTCCAGCACCGGCCCGTAGCGGTCCATCAGGAATTCCGTCACCAAGCGTTGCGTGGTCGCGCTCGCCACGTCCGATGCCATCTCTTTGGCTGGCTCGGGAGACTCGACATCGGCCTGGGAGACCAGCTTCTTCACCATAGAGGGTGAGTATCTGAAAGGCGTTGTCCGCCGGCAAGCAGCACTGACGCGATGAAATCTGGCATTGACGCATCGAAGATGCGAGGCACCAGCACCTCAATTTTTGTCCGATGATTTTGCGATCGCACAAATTTGCGTTAGTTGGCAAACTGGTTCCTGCCCCGGAAACATCATCAGCAGCATCGCTGCCCATGCCCATGCCCATGCCCATGCTTGGCTCGCATCTCAAGGCCGCGCCGCAATCGGCTTTGAAATGTAGGAGGCATGGTCAAGGTCGATCATGAGCCATGGCACGTCATGGAATGGGGCCAGATGCATTCCTCCGCGGCGTACCTCCTGGCGGAGAACATATTTTCTTTGTTGCTTTTGTTGAGCTTTGCGTTGCGCGGATTTGCGGAACATTCCAGGCTCGCGGTCTCCGGAAAAATTTCCATGTCGTTGCATGTTGCCCACAGTTGCGCCAAGTTAGTGGCCAGCATCCCCACATCCGCTTGTGCAGGGATGCGTCCGGCGCCGAGAAAACTCACAGGGATTTAAGGTGTCCAGAAAACACGAAGGCCTCTTGCTTCCGCGATTGATCGCACTCGGCGAATTCGCCAACGAACTGCTGGCGAACGTCGTACGCGATAGCGACTTCAACACTACGCAGTTTCTGATCGCTTTTCACTTCGATAGATTCAGCAAACTCGCTGACGCGGAAGCGTCGATGCCGCTCACTCCGACAGCCGTGGCACAGCTGATGATGTGCCCGCCTGGCCGTGTGCTCGCTCAGTTAAAGGAGATGAGAAAAAGGGGAGATGTGGTTGCAACTGAATTCGATCAAGCACCGCCGTCAACAGACTCCGCTGGCGATGGAAGGCATCGGTTCTACCGGTTGACGGTCCAAGGGCGGGAGCGGTTGCTGTCGCTCGTGGACGAACTGGTCAGCATTGAAGAACTCATCCGCGCCGCTCTCCCTCGGAAGATAGAAGATGGACTCGCTACCTTTCATTGCGATCTCGAAGCTGCCTCACTCAATGGTCATTTGCAGAATCTGCGCGCCATACGAACCATCTGGGAGATCGGCGGGCTGAAAAAACTACGGGGCGGCCATCGAAGGCTTCTTCGGCGGTTTTCCGAATGAGAAGGCGGGATCAGTTCGAAAGACGGTCCGGGCTGCCCGGCTGATCCGACAGCAGGGTCTGCGAGATCAGGTGGACATCGTTGGACGCCAGCATCGGCACGTACTCGATGGCCTCCTCGGCAGCTTGCGACCCAGTCACTCACACGTCGGGCGCTCGCCCAGGCACACGCCAAACCTGATCCCAAGTCGACCCCGTAGCGAGGCTGTGGTGTCGAACGGGCCGCTCGTCGCGATGAAGCGAGGGCTGGCCGCCAGCACCTGCCGCTTAGGCCAAAGTCGCGCGCGATCGGTTGGTGCGGAGCCGCGTAGGCACTCAGTTTAAGGCCTTGACATCGTCGAAGGTCTGTGCGGTTTCGCAAAAGGCTCGAAAAAGCTGCTAGGACGAAGACCTGATCGACTGCAGAAGGCAGGTGCTTCACCCAATTGACGGAACGGCGGCGTCTGCGGTCCCATCGCTCAGCCGCGGATGGCCATGCGAATGCGCCGCGTCTGGATTTTCCATCCCTCGGCCGTTCGACTGAAGGTGTCGTGGTACTCCACCACCGACGGCGGGCCCGATAACTGCGCCGCGGCGTCCGCGCTGCCGCCCGAGCCCTGAAAAAAGAGCACGTAGCAAGCGCCAGTGGCCTCCCCCTCGGTTGCGTCCTCCACGCTCACGCTGATGTTAGTGCAGACATGGCGTGTCGTGATCTGCGTGGGACGCGATGCCAGGAACCGGGCGATCTCGGCACGTCCTTGTGACACCGCCCCCATGCGGTCCAGCGTCGCGTCTTCGGTGAACAACGCAAGCACCTGCTCGTAGCGACGAGCGTCGAGGTGATGTGCGAAATCCACGCACAGGCGCGCGCACGCGGCCTCGTCTTCGATGCGATGTGCACTCATGGCGCGCTCAGCCTAACATGGAGCCACGAACCTCCGACACCGGCAGATGCTCGGTGCGCAGCAGCAACGCCGCCTCGCTCTCGCCGGCTTCCAGGCGCGCGCGCATGAGTTCAGGGTCGAACTCCACGCCGATGGGGTTCGCCTCGAAATGCGGGCCGTACATGAACGCGTTGGCCTCGTCGTTCGACGTGTAGCTGTCGGCCTGGAATTCCATCTGGTTGCCGTCGGGGTCGGCGTAGTACAGCGACACGGTGATGCCGTGGTGCACGCACCAGTAAGGCATCACACCTTTTTCCTTGAGCTCCGCATATTTGCCGAGCAATTCGCGCAGTGAGGCGAAGCCGTAGGCCACATGGTCCACACCGGGATGGCCGCGCGGAGTGGCTGCATCCGACGCGCCCTTCAGGATGCCCAGGTTCAGCAGGGCCACGCGGTGATGCTCGCCGTCGTAGGTCACGAAGGCGATCACCGGGTTCTGATACTGCACCTTGCCGCAAAACACCTTCACATACCAGCCGAGCATCTGCTCGAACCGGTACGTGCGGTAGACGACATGCGCAAAGCTGGTGGGGCGAATGGCGGTGGTCATGGCAGATGTATGGCCTGTTCTATCGACAAGAAATCTGGACTTCCGAGACGCGGTCTGGTTCTATCGCTGAAGTTGAAGCTGCTCAACGAAGCCATCGAAAAGCTTCGAGCGGCTCGAGCGGGAACACAAGCACCGCATGACGGTCTCGACCCTGCGCCCCGCTACAGCGGGTAGTGCCTGCGGGCCTGGCTCACCGTCACTAGGTTGAGGTCGGTGAACATGTCGATGGCCCAACGCCCGAAGCGCGCCCATCCGCTGTCCTTCACGCCGCCGAATGGAATCTGCGGTTCACCGCCCATGGTCGGCCCGTTGACGTTGACCATGCCGGCCTGGATTCGGCCGCCTAACGTCACACCCCGCCAGACGTCCGCGGTCATGACCGATGCCGACAGGCCGAACTGCGTGCCGTTGGCCTTCTCCAGCGCTTCATCCTCGCTGTCGAAGGGCTCGACCAGCACGACGGGACCGAACACTTCCTCACAATGGATTGGCGCATCAGCCGGTACATCCACGAGCACCGTCGGTTCGAAGCACCGCCCCTGATTACCGCCACCTGCGAGCACCCGTGCGCCCTTGGCCACGGCTTCATCGACGCCCTTGCGCACGTTGGCCAGTGCCTGGTCGTTGATCAGCGGTCCGATTTTGGTGCGCGGATCCGACGGATCGCCCGGCTGGACGGTCTTCGCGCGGGCGACGAAACGGTCGAGGAACTCGTTGTAGAGCGGCCGCTCCACCAGGATCTTTCGCGTGTTCATGCAGATCTGCCCCTGGTGGAAGAAGGCCGCGAAGATCGCTGTGTCGACCGAATAGTCGAGGTCCGCATCCTTGAAGATGATCATCGGGTTGTAGCCGCCGAGTTCGAGCGCAATGCGCTTGAGCTGCTTGCCGGCGCGCGCGGCAAGGAGCGAGCCGGTGGCCGAGGATCCGGTGAAGTTGTATGCGCGCACCTTGCGGCTTTCGAACAGGCGGTCGGCAATGGGCCCCACCTGCCCCGGCGCATGCGTGATCACGTTGAGGACGCCGGGCGGAAAGCCTGCCTCCGTCATGATCTCGCCCATCAGCAGGCCCGCGCACACGGGCGCGTCCTCCGACGGCTTGAGCACCACGGTGTTGCCGCAGGCCAGCGGCGCGACGATGGTGCGAAAGCCCAGCGCGAGCGAGCCGTTCCACGGAGAGATGCCACCGATCACGCCGAGTGGCTTGCGCACTGCCATGGCGAACACGCCGGGCGTGTCCGAGGCTACGATCTCGCCGCCCGGCAGGTAGGGATAGCCCGCCGCCTGCCGCAGCAGACCCGCGGCCCACTGCACCTGGAAGCGTGAGAACGGCGCCGCCGAGCCGGTTTCCTGCGCCATGAGGAGCACGATCTCATCGGCGCGTCGCTCGAGCACGTCCGCCGCCTTAAGGAAGAGCGCCTGACGCGCCCGCGCGCCCATGGCTGCCCAAGCGGGAAACGCCTTGTCGGCCGCATCGATGGCGCGTTGCGCGTCGGCTTCGCCCGAAGCGGGAATTTCGGCGAAGACTTCTCCGCTGAACGGATTCATGTCGTTGAAGGTGCGACCCTCGAGAGCCCCGACCCACTCGCCGTCGATCAGTTGCTGGAATTGCCGGGGTGGGGCGATAGAGGCGGTGGTGGTGATGGTTGCTTTGTCTGTCATGTCGATCTGCTGAATGGTTACGTCATGTTCAGCGACCGCCGGAGCATCGCGGCGTAGTCGGAGACGGAGGGATGGAACGGCGCGAAAAGGTTGAAATGGCTTGCATGCGCGGCCTGGGCCAGCGCATCCACGTCAGGGGCGACGTATCCGAGTTGCGCAAGGGTCGTAGGCAGCCCGACCTCCCGCATGAGCGACGCGACGCCCTCCGACAATGCCGTCGATGGCGCAAGGCCCAGCGCCCGGGCAACGGCGTCCGCTCGCTCGGGCACGCGGCGCTGCGAAGCATCCAGCGTTGCCACAAGGCCGATCCCGCTCAGGATGCCGTGAGGAAAACCCTGGTCGCTGCACACGATCGCCACGGCGTGTGCCGGGCCCAGCCCCATCCCGATGGACACGCCGCCTGCGAAGGCGGCAAGCAACATTGCGCTTCGGGCATCCGGATCGGAGCCCTCGGTGACCGCGCGCCGCAGGTGCTGCGCCACGCGCGCGATGCCGTCCAGCGCGATGGCGTCGCCCAGCGGCACGCTCTTGCGCGAGAGGTAGCCCTCGATGCAGTGACTCAGCGCATCGATGCCCGTGGCCGCCGTGAGGCTCGCAGGCAGGCTGTGCGTGAGGTGCGGGTCCAGAATCACGACGGATGGAACCAAGTGCCGCGAGTTCATGCCCACCGACGCGGTGGCCGCGTCCGGATGGATGCCGGCCGAGGGCGAGGCTTCGCTGCCGGTGCCCGCGGTGGTGGGAACCACGAGCAAGGGCGCGGTTGCCACGTGCGGTGCGTCTCGCATGCCGACGTAGTCGGCGGCGCGTCCCGGGTTCGTCGCCAGCAACGCGATGATCTTCGCGGTGTCGATGACGGAGCCTCCGCCCAGTGCCACCACCCCGTCACAGCGTTCCTGACGATAGAACGCCGCGCCGTCCTCGACGTCGGCGAAGAGCGGGTTTTCCGTGACGGCGT
This region of Variovorax sp. RKNM96 genomic DNA includes:
- a CDS encoding aldehyde dehydrogenase family protein → MTDKATITTTASIAPPRQFQQLIDGEWVGALEGRTFNDMNPFSGEVFAEIPASGEADAQRAIDAADKAFPAWAAMGARARQALFLKAADVLERRADEIVLLMAQETGSAAPFSRFQVQWAAGLLRQAAGYPYLPGGEIVASDTPGVFAMAVRKPLGVIGGISPWNGSLALGFRTIVAPLACGNTVVLKPSEDAPVCAGLLMGEIMTEAGFPPGVLNVITHAPGQVGPIADRLFESRKVRAYNFTGSSATGSLLAARAGKQLKRIALELGGYNPMIIFKDADLDYSVDTAIFAAFFHQGQICMNTRKILVERPLYNEFLDRFVARAKTVQPGDPSDPRTKIGPLINDQALANVRKGVDEAVAKGARVLAGGGNQGRCFEPTVLVDVPADAPIHCEEVFGPVVLVEPFDSEDEALEKANGTQFGLSASVMTADVWRGVTLGGRIQAGMVNVNGPTMGGEPQIPFGGVKDSGWARFGRWAIDMFTDLNLVTVSQARRHYPL
- a CDS encoding iron-containing alcohol dehydrogenase, which encodes MSAAGTAPIFAALQLPRTLFADGALSALSGELAALGVARPLLVTDRGVVAAGIAARAVEAYGDAGNMSVFDAVTENPLFADVEDGAAFYRQERCDGVVALGGGSVIDTAKIIALLATNPGRAADYVGMRDAPHVATAPLLVVPTTAGTGSEASPSAGIHPDAATASVGMNSRHLVPSVVILDPHLTHSLPASLTAATGIDALSHCIEGYLSRKSVPLGDAIALDGIARVAQHLRRAVTEGSDPDARSAMLLAAFAGGVSIGMGLGPAHAVAIVCSDQGFPHGILSGIGLVATLDASQRRVPERADAVARALGLAPSTALSEGVASLMREVGLPTTLAQLGYVAPDVDALAQAAHASHFNLFAPFHPSVSDYAAMLRRSLNMT
- a CDS encoding VOC family protein — translated: MTTAIRPTSFAHVVYRTYRFEQMLGWYVKVFCGKVQYQNPVIAFVTYDGEHHRVALLNLGILKGASDAATPRGHPGVDHVAYGFASLRELLGKYAELKEKGVMPYWCVHHGITVSLYYADPDGNQMEFQADSYTSNDEANAFMYGPHFEANPIGVEFDPELMRARLEAGESEAALLLRTEHLPVSEVRGSMLG
- a CDS encoding nuclear transport factor 2 family protein; the encoded protein is MSAHRIEDEAACARLCVDFAHHLDARRYEQVLALFTEDATLDRMGAVSQGRAEIARFLASRPTQITTRHVCTNISVSVEDATEGEATGACYVLFFQGSGGSADAAAQLSGPPSVVEYHDTFSRTAEGWKIQTRRIRMAIRG
- a CDS encoding DDE-type integrase/transposase/recombinase, with translation MLSDAELERAFVDWRVPETGRQLIRRIRTEGPVRSLQSRMDTVRTRFISTKMGRALYAESRTVELPAIVFRENDKGTRELWPQPCMVDMMASGPRGGQTRLQHTPDLFLLTDEGFVMEEWREEARLQRLASERPHHFFKDQEQVWHYLPAEEHFKRLGIIYRLRSADEHPRVYLANLSFLADYNREDTPPVPPSEAQRLAKLLKDQHLVAHLSLVHRNGFQADHVFQLVLSQQGVYVDLWAQRLDLVDELILYEDWVTAQADMLLRRAPSFERPTNVLVIESGVKFLYEGRPYEVVLTGSTEATCRPLSGNSDAHIPFPLSLIEQLFEREKLTAETPSKVEPEYDLDQVICNKVGLAEAITRSEEVSAGMSLRKGKRSIQRWQAKLAGVTSIQERLEALTPAKGGNRTPRLPKEVMDLAAKALLEHNTASNRPISSTYSSFVTACDEAGLRPMAQSSFYEWIRLRESVEKREGKRKDYQKAPIPLVFDYEHPVHGVLPHEVIYIDHTILNLLLRGIDLPDLGKPTLTIATDGATSQTRAFYVSYSPACTETVLMLMRDYVRRNGRLPKMIVLDNGSEFHSEALKQFCSIFSIHIRWRRRAKPRDSSRVERALGATEVEVIAAMDGNTICLKDPRMVSAAVNPKHFISWTLPALHGALDEYFFRVHAARIHPRLGMTPIDHEKRLLLECGSRSHVIVRYDQLFKLLTAAHSGTPTRVIDRQRGVFVDGMYYWNDMLSRAKPGEKAEVRTEMWAASVVYVCFRDQWVIAQARDGRSLEGRFRCELEIQRREENRRRRTAAQKDRHNPNIARKKIALWTPERWDERLREQASEANYLYERLGMTKVMPEAAHAQKARFEQSELAPLSPRLLDAVQQEPDSSPSSSASSVPLLAPAETPDPDTTQPDESVDEHEYF